One window of the Sparus aurata chromosome 7, fSpaAur1.1, whole genome shotgun sequence genome contains the following:
- the mafba gene encoding transcription factor MafB, translating into MLQQVSAQRWRSQKNYCMKQERREETLINKSVFATLAYLQKSRDSNMSTELSMGPELPSSPLALEYVNDFDLMKFDVKKEGLAGLERNGVRQCNRLQPQGSVSSTPISTPCSSVPSSPSFSPTEQKNHLEELYWMPNSGYHQQLDPQTLSLTPEDAVEALIGATAHGHPPPPHVQQQLQQQGAFEGYRGPHHHHSHHGHGQQHHHPYAGGIPHHAEELSGHPGGHSHPHSQHHHHHSQDPDSPSPVSPESHQPLHHHRHHHHHHPHGHLSQSHGSGGGLNVEDRFSDDQLVSMSVRELNRHLRGFTKDEVIRLKQKRRTLKNRGYAQSCRFKRVQQKHVLENEKTQLINQVEQLKAEISRLARERDAYKLKCEKLTGSGANNGFREAGSTSDNPSSPEFFM; encoded by the coding sequence ATGCTACAGCAAGTCAGTGCACAGCGGTGGAGGAGCCAAAAGAACTATTGCATGAAACAAGAACGGAGAGAAGAGACGCTGATTAATAAGTCAGTTTTCGCGACGCTCGCATATCTGCAAAAGAGTCGCGACAGCAACATGAGCACAGAGCTGAGCATGGGCCCGGAGCTACCCAGCAGCCCTCTGGCTCTGGAATATGTCAATGATTTTGACCTGATGAAGTTTGACGTGAAGAAGGAAGGCCTGGCCGGGCTGGAGCGCAACGGGGTGCGCCAGTGTAACCGTCTCCAACCCCAGGGCTCCGTGTCCTCCACCCCCATCAGCACACCGTGCAGCTCTGTGCCCTCATCGCCCAGCTTCAGCCCCACAGAGCAGAAAAACCACCTAGAGGAGCTGTACTGGATGCCGAACAGCGGGTACCACCAGCAGCTAGACCCGCAGACGCTAAGCCTGACCCCAGAGGACGCGGTGGAGGCCCTGATTGGCGCCACAGCTCACGGCCACCCTCCGCCTCCGCAcgtccagcagcagctgcagcagcagggcgCTTTCGAGGGCTACAGGGGCCcgcaccaccaccacagccacCACGGCCACGGCCAGCAGCACCATCACCCGTACGCTGGGGGCATCCCGCACCACGCCGAGGAGCTGTCCGGGCACCCGGGCGGACACAGCCACCCACACagccagcaccaccaccaccacagccagGACCCTGACAGCCCGTCCCCGGTCTCCCCGGAGTCCCACCAGCCGCTCCATCACCAccgccaccatcaccaccaccatccgcACGGCCACCTGAGCCAGTCCCACGGCTCCGGGGGCGGACTCAACGTGGAGGACCGCTTCTCCGACGACCAGCTGGTGTCCATGTCGGTGCGGGAGCTCAACAGACACCTACGGGGCTTCACCAAGGACGAGGTCATCCGCCTGAAGCAGAAGAGGCGGACCCTGAAGAACCGGGGCTACGCGCAGTCCTGCCGGTTCAAGCGGGTGCAGCAGAAGCACGTGCTGGAGAACGAGAAGACGCAGCTGATCAACCAGGTGGAGCAGCTGAAGGCGGAGATCAGCCGGCTGGCGCGGGAGCGGGACGCCTACAAACTCAAGTGCGAGAAACTGACGGGGTCGGGGGCCAATAACGGGTTCCGCGAGGCTGGCTCGACCAGTGACAACCCCTCATCACCAGAGTTTTTCATGTGA